A stretch of Limanda limanda chromosome 7, fLimLim1.1, whole genome shotgun sequence DNA encodes these proteins:
- the agmat gene encoding agmatinase, mitochondrial, whose protein sequence is MSSLWRNLKASRPLLSPHLSSVGPRPAADAPQASCLNPRRESSGRRFNVPPSAEFVARVSGIPTMAKLPFQETADGLDAAFIGVPIDTGTSNRPGARFGPRHIRVESAMLRSYNSGTRAAPYESLMVADIGDVNVNVYDLKDTCKRIREAYRTILATGCIPLTMGGDHTIAYPILQAVAERHGPVGLVHVDAHADTSDVVLGEKIGHGTPFRRCVEEGLLDCKRVVQIGLRGSGYSADSYEWSRAQGFRVVQAEECWFKSLAPLMAEVRAQMGSGPVYLSFDIDALDPGFAPGTGTPEIAGLTPIQGVEIIRGCRGLNLVGCDLVEVSPPYDTTGNTALTGANLLFEMLCVLPKVIYH, encoded by the exons ATGTCTTCACTGTGGAGGAACCTGAAGGCATCTCGtcccctcctgtctcctcacctctcctctgtgGGTCCACGTCCTGCTGCAGATGCTCCCCAGGCTTCGTGCCTGAATCCCCGCAGAGAGTCCTCCGGGAGACGCTTCAATGTTCCGCCCAGCGCAGAGTTCGTGGCCCGGGTGTCGGGGATCCCCACCATGgccaagctgcccttccaggaGACCGCGGACGGGCTGGACGCTGCGTTCATCGGAGTCCCGATCGACACCGGGACCTCGAACCGGCCCGGAGCCAG GTTCGGTCCCCGTCACATCCGGGTGGAGTCGGCCATGCTGAGGTCGTACAACAGTGGCACCAGGGCGGCGCCCTACGAGTCCCTCATGGTGGCCGACATCGGGGACGTGAACGTGAACGTGTACGACCTGAAGGACACATGCAAACGCATCAGGGAGGCGTACAGGACGATCCTGGCCACCGGCTGCATCCCTCTGACGATGG GTGGCGATCACACGATTGCATATCCAATCCTGCAAGCTGTCGCTGAGAG GCATGGTCCGGTGGGTCTGGTCCATGTGGACGCTCATGCTGACACCAGTGACGTGGTCCTGGGGGAGAAGATTGGACACGGGACTCCATTCAGACGCTGTGTGGAGGAAGGGCTGCTGGACTGTAAGAGAGTGGTGCAGATCGGCCTGAGGGGCTCAGGCTACTCTGCCGACTCGTACGAATGGAGCCGGGCGCAG GGTTTCCGTGTGGTCCAAGCAGAAGAGTGCTGGTTCAAATCTCTGGCACCCCTGATGGCTGAAGTCCGGGCTCAGATGGGCAGCGGTCCAGTTTACCTCAGCTTCGACATCGATGCTCTTGACCCCGGCTTCGCTCCTGGAACAGGAACACCAGAGATAGCCGGACTCACTCCCATCCAG GGAGTTGAGATTATCCGAGGCTGTCGTGGTCTGAATCTGGTCGGATGTGATCTGGTGGAGGTGTCACCACCTTATGACACCACAG GGAACACTGCACTGACGGGGGCCAACCTCCTCTTTGAAATGTTGtgtgtcctcccaaaagttatATATCACTGA
- the pink1 gene encoding serine/threonine-protein kinase PINK1, mitochondrial, producing the protein MSVRQAVLRGLALGRSFLQRGLLTPAGRVAARPRGDRVGPAARTAQLRSFLPARYRFFRSSVRGLAAQLQASALRRRFIGGFPRNRAVFLAFGFGVGLIEQQLEEDRTTVGTCQEIQAVFRKKRFQTPTKPFTSGYQLKDYIIGNQVGKGSNAAVYEAAAQFAKESDGQRSLLQLRDDEEEEEEGEKGRSLTCCFPLAIKMMWNFGPSSSSEDILKSMSQELVPAGPLALKQEKEQITLDGDFGVLPKRVSAHPNVITVYRAFTADVPLLAGALEEYPDVLPPRLNPNGLGNDCTLFLVMKNYPCTLRQYLEVSTPGGRPGALMVLQLLEGVDHLCRQGVAHRDLKSDNVLLELDSAGSPRLVITDFGCCLAQRNSSLQLPFKGPGVSRGGNPSLMAPEVITAVHGSDVVIDYSKADAWAVGAISYEIFGQRNPFYRPAGLESRSYEEKQLPLLPSSVPVAVQLVTRLLLRRNPSKRPSARVAADMLHLSLWGQEVLADQGSAGMKELVDWLLCQTAAVLLKGCRGPRGRSVEAELQRSFLSNLELEDLRTAVRFLLYGQRPAMILSA; encoded by the exons ATGTCGGTGAGACAGGCTGTGCTCCGGGGGCTGGCTCTGGGCCGGTCCTTCCTCCAGCGGGGTCTCCTCACCCCCGCCGGCCGAGTCGCAGCGAGGCCCCGGGGGGACCGGGTCGGTCCCGCGGCCCGCACCGCTCAGCTGCGGTCCTTCCTGCCGGCTCGGTACCGGTTCTTCCGCAGCTCCGTGCGGGGCCTGGCCGCACAGCTCCAGGCCTCCGCCCTCAGGAGGAGGTTCATCGGCGGCTTCCCCAGGAACAGAGCCGTGTTCCTGGCGTTCGGTTTCGGCGTGGGACTCAtcgagcagcagctggaggaggacaggacGACTGTGGGAACCTGTCAGGAGATCCAG GCCGTGTTCAGAAAGAAAAGATTTCAGACGCCAACCAAGCCGTTCACCTCTGGATATCAACTGAAGGATTACATTATTGGGAACCAGGTTGGGAAAGGCTCCAATGCGGCTGTGTACGAGGCTGCGGCTCAGTTTGCGAAGGAGAGTGACGGCCAGCgctcgctgctgcagctgagagacgatgaggaggaggaggaggaaggagagaaaggtcGTTCTCTGACATGCTGCTTCCCCCTGGCTATCAAGATGATGTGGAACTTTGGG CCAAGTTCATCAAGCGAGGATATCTTAAAATCCATGTCCCAGGAGCTGGTGCCTGCCGGGCCTCTGGCCTTAAAGCAGGAGAAAGAACAAATCACTCTGGATGG GGACTTTGGAGTTCTGCCTAAAAGAGTGTCGGCACATCCTAATGTGATCACAGTGTACCGGGCTTTCACAGCTGACGTTCCATTGCTCGCAGGAGCCCTGGAAGAGTATCCAGATGTGCTGCCACCCAGGCTGAACCCGAACGGTCTGGGCAACGATTGCACTCTTTTCCTGGTCATGAAGAA CTATCCGTGCACGCTGCGACAGTACCTGGAAGTGTCCACGCCAGGCGGCAGGCCGGGCGCCCTGAtggtgctgcagctgctcgAGGGCGTCGACCATCTGTGCAGACAGGGCGTCGCTCACAGGGACCTCAAGTCAGACAACGTGCTGTTGGAACTCGACTCAG CTGGTTCCCCTCGTCTAGTGATTACTGattttggctgctgcctggccCAGAGGAACTCCAGTCTGCAGTTGCCCTTCAAAGGTCCGGGGGTCAGCAGAGGGGGGAATCCTTCGCTCATGGCGCCTGAG GTGATCACTGCAGTTCACGGATCTGATGTGGTGATTGACTACAGCAAAGCAGATGCGTGGGCCGTGGGCGCCATCTCCTACGAGATATTCGGCCAGCGCAACCCGTTCTATCGACCAGCGGGACTGGAGAGCAGGAGCTacgaggagaagcagcttcctctgctgccctctagtgttcCAGTCGCTGTGCAGCTAGTGACCCGATTACTCCTCAGGAGGAACCCGAGCAAG CGCCCCAGTGCCCGTGTGGCAGCCGACATGCTACATCTCAGCCTCTGGGGGCAGGAGGTGCTGGCTGACCAGGGCAGTGCAGGCATGAAGGAGTTGGTTGATTGGCTGCTGTGCCAAACTGCTGCGGTTCTCCTGAAGGGCTGCAGAGGACCCAGGGGGAGGAGCgtggaggcggagcttcagAGGAGCTTCCTGTCTaacctggagctggaggacCTGCGCACTGCTGTGCGCTTCCTGCTGTACGGACAGCGTCCGGCCATGATACTGTCTGCATag